In Oscillatoria sp. FACHB-1407, one DNA window encodes the following:
- a CDS encoding glycoside hydrolase family 10 protein, whose protein sequence is MNLKRRFWLVVLAISLLVGFTGYNLPLNAQSTVPPVPSTATQELRGVWLTNIDSDVLFSQRNLSRALQRLHRLNFNTIYPTVWNWGYTLYPSAIAELFIGRSVDPHPGLQGRDMLAEAVDQGHRLGMAVIPWFEFGLMAPADSALAQRHPEWLTQRRDGSRIVFEGRDPRVWLNPFHPEVQQFILDLVKEIVTNYDVDGFQLDDHFGMPVELGYDPYTVRLYEEQRGQSPPDDPQDPVWKQWRAEQITRLMSQVFETIKQQKPDCIVALSPNPKAYAYDTFLQDWGIWERRGWVEELIIQVYRNDLDRFVMELERPEVTLAQTHIPVGIGILTGLRNRSVEMQQIARQVQAVRDRRLAGVSFFFYETLGNRDGAFRTLFPRPATRPSVIATNQR, encoded by the coding sequence GTGAATTTAAAGCGTCGGTTCTGGCTAGTTGTGTTAGCAATTAGTCTTTTGGTGGGCTTTACAGGCTATAACCTTCCCCTCAATGCTCAATCCACTGTGCCTCCGGTGCCGTCTACGGCAACCCAGGAGTTGCGTGGAGTATGGCTGACCAATATTGATAGTGATGTTTTATTTTCTCAACGTAACTTAAGTCGCGCTTTACAACGTCTACATCGGTTGAATTTCAATACCATCTACCCAACCGTGTGGAATTGGGGATATACGCTCTACCCCAGTGCGATCGCTGAGTTGTTTATTGGGCGATCTGTCGATCCTCATCCCGGCTTGCAGGGGCGAGATATGTTGGCAGAAGCGGTTGATCAGGGGCATCGATTAGGCATGGCAGTGATTCCCTGGTTTGAGTTTGGGTTAATGGCTCCGGCTGATTCAGCCCTGGCTCAGCGACATCCTGAATGGCTGACTCAACGCCGTGATGGTAGTCGGATCGTGTTTGAAGGACGCGACCCTCGGGTCTGGTTGAACCCCTTTCATCCCGAAGTTCAGCAATTTATCCTCGATCTCGTCAAGGAAATTGTCACGAATTACGATGTTGATGGCTTTCAACTGGATGATCACTTCGGGATGCCTGTGGAATTGGGCTATGACCCCTACACAGTTCGCCTCTATGAGGAGCAACGAGGACAGTCTCCGCCAGATGATCCTCAAGACCCCGTCTGGAAGCAGTGGCGTGCCGAACAGATTACTCGGTTGATGTCACAGGTGTTTGAGACGATTAAACAGCAAAAACCAGACTGTATAGTTGCTCTCTCCCCCAACCCTAAAGCCTATGCCTATGACACCTTCTTGCAGGATTGGGGCATCTGGGAACGGCGCGGATGGGTCGAGGAACTAATCATCCAGGTCTATCGCAACGACTTGGATCGATTTGTGATGGAGTTGGAACGACCCGAAGTTACCCTCGCTCAGACCCATATCCCTGTCGGGATTGGCATTTTGACCGGGCTTAGAAATCGCTCTGTCGAGATGCAACAGATTGCCCGTCAGGTTCAAGCAGTACGCGATCGCCGCCTGGCAGGTGTCTCATTCTTCTTCTACGAAACTTTAGGCAATCGAGATGGGGCGTTTCGGACTCTGTTTCCCAGACCTGCAACTCGTCCCAGTGTGATTGCTACCAATCAGCGTTAG
- a CDS encoding response regulator → MKTVLIVEDDLINARVFSKILTKRGGLEVKHTENVDEVMQIAQAGEADIILMDVSLSHSVYQGKPVDGIKITQMLKSDPQTAGLPIILVTAHAMEGDRENFLKQSGADGYISKPVVDHQKFVDQIMELLPKEA, encoded by the coding sequence ATGAAGACTGTTCTCATTGTGGAGGATGACCTAATTAATGCTCGCGTCTTTTCGAAGATTTTGACCAAACGGGGGGGACTGGAAGTAAAGCATACTGAGAACGTGGATGAGGTCATGCAAATTGCTCAGGCTGGAGAAGCCGACATCATCCTGATGGATGTCTCGTTATCGCATAGTGTTTACCAAGGTAAACCTGTTGACGGGATCAAAATCACCCAGATGCTGAAATCTGACCCTCAAACGGCTGGTTTGCCCATTATTTTGGTAACGGCTCACGCGATGGAGGGCGATCGCGAGAATTTTTTGAAACAGAGTGGAGCAGACGGTTACATCTCGAAACCTGTAGTAGATCATCAGAAATTTGTCGATCAGATTATGGAACTGTTACCCAAAGAGGCATAA
- the gyrA gene encoding DNA gyrase subunit A has protein sequence MAKQLNLTSGQVVATALHTEVQRSYLEYAMSVIVGRALPDVRDGLKPVHRRILYAMHELGLTPDRPYRKCARVVGDVLGKYHPHGDQAVYDALVRMVQDFSSRYPLLAGHGNFGSVDDDPPAAMRYTETRLAPIGNEALLTEIGEATVDFIGNFDNSQQEPTVLPAQLPFLLLNGSSGIAVGMATNIPPHNLGEVVDGLIALIDQPDLPDDELFALIPGPDFPTGGEIIGVAGIREAYTTGRGSIPVRGVTQFEEIQGGRGRHRRTAIVITELPYQVNKAGLIEKIAELVNQNRIEGIVDIRDESDREGMRVVIELRREANPQRVLHRLYKLTPLQSNFGAILLALAESQPRQMSLRELLQQFLSFREQTLTRQYNHELQKTESKIHVLEGTLRALQNLDAVIDILRNAPDGGTAKVLLQEQFEFSDRQADAILAMPLRRLTGMERQNLQTDYDELTARRQELQQLLTNRKEFLKALKKDLRALKRKHGDARRTKIQTAERSEEAEAAAELAEDAKIEQPVVLEFTNRGYVRRLTPKMFERQLERQEAQPLQTFIETDDFVTQTEPATTLQELLVLTRSGKAFTIKVDDIPQTQKQSKGTPLVTLLPQAGQGDRETIVSQFVLPPQDEPLDLIILTAQGRIKRLPLSEFANLTGRGLTVLKLKDDDELLLTTLARPDDHLLLATSSGRMLRFKIDDEQLPVLSRTAQGQTALRLGKQERLVGCIAQAPDDYCVLFTAQGFAKQMPGTVLRLAQRGELGMQAIQFVNKTDALVGIIPAFSGAELTVMTNTDRIAKVAIDDIPEEGKDGGGDRLLKPGKGEKITGLTIALLDEAEADEEELDSSEE, from the coding sequence ATGGCAAAACAGTTGAACCTTACATCAGGACAAGTGGTAGCGACCGCCCTGCATACCGAAGTGCAGCGATCGTACCTGGAATATGCCATGAGTGTGATTGTGGGACGGGCACTCCCCGATGTAAGAGATGGGCTAAAGCCAGTCCATCGTCGCATTCTCTACGCGATGCACGAGCTAGGCTTGACCCCCGATCGCCCCTACCGTAAGTGCGCCCGTGTGGTTGGGGATGTGCTGGGTAAATATCACCCCCACGGCGACCAGGCAGTCTATGACGCGCTGGTGCGAATGGTGCAAGACTTCTCCAGTCGCTATCCCTTACTGGCAGGACACGGCAACTTTGGCTCGGTAGATGATGACCCCCCTGCTGCCATGCGGTATACCGAGACGCGCCTGGCTCCGATTGGCAATGAGGCACTGCTGACCGAAATCGGAGAAGCCACGGTTGACTTCATCGGCAACTTTGACAACTCTCAGCAAGAGCCAACTGTCCTCCCCGCCCAACTGCCCTTCTTGCTGCTCAATGGTTCCTCTGGCATCGCGGTGGGAATGGCGACCAACATTCCCCCCCATAACCTGGGTGAAGTGGTGGATGGGCTGATTGCACTGATTGACCAACCCGACCTGCCTGATGACGAATTGTTTGCTCTGATCCCTGGACCTGACTTCCCGACAGGAGGCGAAATTATTGGTGTAGCTGGCATCCGGGAAGCCTATACGACCGGACGGGGCAGCATTCCTGTGCGGGGAGTAACTCAATTTGAGGAGATTCAGGGAGGTCGTGGACGGCACCGTCGCACTGCCATTGTGATTACTGAGTTACCCTATCAAGTCAACAAAGCGGGATTAATCGAAAAAATCGCTGAATTGGTGAACCAGAATCGGATTGAGGGCATTGTAGACATTCGGGATGAGAGCGATCGCGAAGGGATGCGCGTCGTGATCGAGCTACGTCGCGAAGCCAATCCCCAACGAGTGCTACATCGGCTTTACAAGCTGACTCCTCTACAAAGCAACTTTGGAGCCATCTTGTTGGCATTAGCGGAGAGTCAACCTCGGCAAATGTCGCTGCGGGAGTTGCTGCAACAATTTCTGAGCTTCCGGGAACAGACGCTAACTCGGCAATATAACCACGAGTTGCAAAAAACTGAAAGCAAAATTCACGTTCTGGAAGGGACACTGCGGGCACTGCAAAACCTGGATGCGGTGATCGACATCCTCCGCAACGCACCTGACGGAGGTACCGCCAAAGTGCTGTTGCAAGAGCAATTTGAGTTTAGCGATCGCCAGGCAGATGCGATTTTGGCGATGCCCCTGCGCCGCTTGACCGGGATGGAACGGCAAAACCTGCAAACCGATTACGACGAACTAACCGCGCGGCGGCAGGAATTACAACAACTGCTAACCAATCGCAAAGAGTTTCTCAAAGCCCTGAAAAAAGATCTGCGGGCGTTGAAGCGGAAACACGGTGATGCCCGACGCACAAAGATCCAGACCGCAGAGCGATCGGAAGAGGCAGAAGCCGCAGCAGAACTGGCAGAAGACGCCAAGATTGAACAACCTGTCGTATTGGAATTCACCAATCGCGGCTATGTTCGTCGCTTGACTCCTAAGATGTTTGAGCGACAACTCGAACGGCAGGAAGCACAACCCCTACAGACGTTCATCGAAACAGATGATTTTGTCACCCAGACAGAACCTGCTACCACTCTGCAAGAGCTATTGGTGCTCACTCGCAGTGGCAAGGCGTTCACCATTAAAGTAGACGACATTCCCCAAACGCAAAAGCAATCCAAGGGAACTCCCCTCGTCACACTCTTGCCCCAGGCAGGACAGGGCGATCGCGAAACCATCGTGAGCCAATTTGTGCTCCCTCCCCAGGACGAGCCCTTGGATCTGATCATCCTGACGGCACAGGGGCGCATTAAACGATTACCCCTGTCAGAGTTTGCCAATTTGACGGGTCGAGGGCTCACTGTCCTCAAGCTCAAAGATGACGATGAGCTATTGCTGACGACGCTGGCAAGACCCGATGACCACCTGCTGTTAGCAACCTCCAGTGGACGAATGCTGCGCTTCAAAATTGATGATGAACAATTGCCCGTTCTCAGCCGTACTGCTCAAGGGCAAACTGCTCTGCGGCTCGGTAAACAGGAACGCTTAGTGGGTTGTATCGCTCAAGCTCCAGACGACTACTGTGTGCTGTTTACAGCACAAGGCTTTGCTAAACAAATGCCGGGTACGGTTCTGCGCTTGGCTCAACGGGGTGAACTGGGGATGCAGGCAATTCAATTTGTCAATAAAACCGATGCACTCGTTGGCATTATCCCCGCTTTCTCAGGGGCTGAATTAACCGTCATGACCAATACAGATCGGATTGCAAAAGTCGCGATTGATGACATTCCCGAAGAGGGTAAAGATGGGGGAGGCGATCGCCTACTAAAACCTGGCAAGGGTGAAAAAATCACTGGCTTAACGATCGCTCTGCTCGACGAAGCCGAAGCAGACGAGGAGGAGTTAGATTCCTCTGAGGAATAG
- a CDS encoding TOBE domain-containing protein → MNFIPVQVKAPLLITHPKFRMTLPETWEAKLKPYDGQDVVLGIRPEHLSPSVPAPKNLPVRVDRVEALGSETYLSVSFTNSLAEDGGLQVRTEPDRAVRVGEEIWLAIAPDKIHLFDAKTGVAIA, encoded by the coding sequence ATGAATTTCATCCCTGTGCAGGTAAAAGCACCTCTGCTGATCACTCACCCCAAATTTCGCATGACGCTGCCAGAAACATGGGAAGCCAAACTGAAACCCTACGACGGTCAGGATGTAGTGTTAGGGATTCGTCCAGAGCATCTTAGCCCCAGTGTTCCGGCTCCCAAGAATTTGCCCGTCCGAGTCGATCGCGTGGAGGCATTAGGCAGCGAAACCTACTTATCAGTCAGCTTTACCAATTCTCTGGCAGAAGACGGTGGACTGCAAGTTCGGACAGAGCCAGATCGCGCCGTTCGAGTCGGAGAAGAAATCTGGTTGGCGATCGCCCCCGATAAGATTCATCTGTTTGACGCTAAAACTGGAGTGGCGATCGCCTAA
- a CDS encoding CPBP family glutamic-type intramembrane protease: MPTNSLQKVFCRVRLAILTLPSFQDWLYTIALLLIFGLVYLPIGFKLGFLKIAIQSSWQTIVGVAIGTFLVPALLEELGFRVLILSHPSESVSFKHRWIQVILSWLLFVAYHVHPFVPAFFKTPAFLIATGLIGIACTISYLKSGSLWTPLVTHWLIVMTWLLALGGLEQFQS; the protein is encoded by the coding sequence TTGCCAACCAACTCATTGCAAAAAGTTTTCTGCCGCGTTAGATTAGCGATTTTAACGCTTCCTAGCTTTCAGGATTGGCTCTACACAATCGCTCTACTCTTGATTTTTGGGCTGGTTTATCTACCGATTGGCTTCAAGCTCGGATTCCTCAAAATTGCGATTCAATCCTCGTGGCAAACCATTGTTGGAGTAGCAATAGGAACTTTTCTCGTGCCTGCTTTGTTAGAGGAATTGGGTTTTCGAGTTTTAATTCTCTCCCATCCATCAGAATCTGTATCTTTTAAGCATCGATGGATTCAAGTCATCCTAAGTTGGCTTCTATTTGTGGCTTATCATGTGCATCCTTTTGTGCCAGCCTTTTTTAAGACGCCTGCTTTTTTAATAGCAACAGGGCTAATCGGAATCGCTTGCACCATTTCTTATCTCAAAAGCGGTTCGCTTTGGACTCCTTTAGTCACTCACTGGTTAATTGTGATGACCTGGTTACTTGCTTTGGGTGGTTTAGAGCAATTTCAAAGTTGA
- the rpoD gene encoding RNA polymerase sigma factor RpoD, whose product MTQANDLLEPVDQSEGELDDILLDEDDDRDEFFDNQPDDDDGKAVKGKSNRRRAQAKKKHYTEDSIRLYLQEIGRIRLLRADEEIELARKIADLLELERIRENLMRELDREPQDKEWASAVDMPLPAFRHRLHLGRRAKDKMVQSNLRLVVSIAKKYMNRGLSFQDLIQEGSLGLIRAAEKFDHEKGYKFSTYATWWIRQAITRAIADQSRTIRLPVHLYETISRIKKTTKLLSQEMGRKPTEEEIATRMEMTIEKLRFIAKSAQLPISLETPIGKEEDSRLGDFIESDGETPEDQVSKSLLREDLESVLGTLSPRERDVLRLRYGLDDGRMKTLEEIGQIFNVTRERIRQIEAKALRKLRHPNRNSVLKEYIR is encoded by the coding sequence ATGACCCAGGCTAACGACCTACTCGAACCTGTTGATCAGTCTGAAGGCGAACTTGACGACATTTTGCTGGATGAGGATGACGATCGCGACGAGTTTTTTGATAACCAGCCTGATGATGACGATGGTAAGGCTGTCAAAGGCAAATCTAACCGTCGTCGTGCTCAAGCAAAGAAAAAGCATTACACCGAAGACTCAATTCGACTCTATCTGCAAGAAATTGGGCGAATCCGGCTATTGCGGGCAGACGAAGAAATTGAACTTGCTCGTAAAATTGCAGATTTGCTAGAGCTAGAGCGAATTCGTGAGAATTTGATGCGCGAGTTAGATCGCGAACCTCAGGACAAAGAGTGGGCAAGTGCAGTTGACATGCCCCTGCCTGCGTTTCGCCACCGTCTGCATTTAGGGCGGCGAGCCAAAGACAAGATGGTGCAGTCTAACTTGCGATTGGTGGTGTCGATCGCCAAGAAATATATGAACCGGGGATTATCCTTCCAGGATCTGATTCAGGAAGGCAGCTTGGGTCTAATTCGGGCGGCTGAGAAGTTTGACCATGAAAAGGGCTATAAGTTCTCAACCTATGCAACCTGGTGGATTCGTCAGGCGATCACACGGGCGATCGCAGACCAATCCCGAACCATTCGTCTCCCCGTTCACTTGTACGAAACCATTTCTCGTATCAAGAAGACCACCAAGTTGCTCTCTCAAGAAATGGGTCGCAAACCCACTGAAGAGGAAATTGCAACTCGCATGGAGATGACCATTGAAAAGCTGCGCTTTATTGCAAAGTCAGCTCAGCTGCCGATCTCCCTTGAAACTCCCATCGGTAAGGAAGAAGACTCCCGTTTGGGTGACTTCATTGAGTCTGATGGTGAAACACCTGAAGATCAAGTCTCTAAGAGCTTGCTACGAGAAGACCTCGAAAGTGTCTTGGGCACGCTCAGTCCTCGCGAACGCGATGTTCTTCGTCTGCGTTATGGCTTAGACGATGGACGCATGAAGACTCTGGAAGAAATTGGACAGATCTTCAACGTTACTCGTGAGCGGATTCGCCAAATCGAAGCAAAAGCTCTCCGCAAGTTGCGTCATCCTAATCGCAACAGTGTTCTGAAAGAGTACATCCGCTAG
- a CDS encoding TIGR02450 family Trp-rich protein — MAKKQKFPHLVGSKWTAQQTIMGWRHFQVTNRKNQGQWVFAELVAACDPEVRFWLNANLLKDRGLWQAGWQSLQEMTTGEKGEG; from the coding sequence ATGGCGAAGAAACAAAAATTTCCTCACCTGGTTGGGTCAAAATGGACTGCCCAGCAAACCATTATGGGTTGGCGACATTTTCAGGTGACCAACCGGAAAAATCAGGGGCAATGGGTTTTTGCAGAATTAGTAGCGGCCTGTGATCCAGAGGTGAGATTTTGGTTGAATGCCAACCTGTTGAAGGATCGGGGTTTATGGCAGGCAGGATGGCAGTCATTGCAAGAAATGACCACAGGAGAGAAGGGGGAAGGGTAG
- a CDS encoding DUF4347 domain-containing protein, whose product MPVTLPTSLVFIDRTVADYQTLINGVSSASTVVVLEPHLNGVEQITRALSSYTQIESIHIVSHGEPGCLLLGSTRLTSEAIAHYANQLQQWKAALADGAELVLYGCRVAAGAVGAKFIEQLTQVTGATIAASDRLVGHASLGGSWNLTYQPAVRAHRVRANAAPHLAFSSATREAYAAVLAVGIPNLVYGVVGNDIRVLNLTNGSSNSVGALAFPTFAIARESATGRIYYVENVDGVNGGRVAYWDPETNTNTPLTSANGGRTGVDTIFLKLAQSVTGLIYGLNATDTNLYTIDQITGAATVVGAITGGGFTAGSGDIAFDPNNPNRLFVSVVPGPGIFNLYTVDTNPTSPTFLEATFIGQPAGLTNVGAGSLAFGQDGELYVTSQVSGVDNLYRLNQTTAAPTLVGPTGFGFGDFGSLPTPTASVDISVTGGDGRSTVTPGSPITYTITVSSPSSTVDLRNINVNTLIPSEVTNVNWTATITGGGSFPTPADQSGSGNTFNTRVNLNTGASVVYTVTGIVSPNANIGNVLTATTTISVPTGINDPSIPNNVLTDTTTVATQSSTPPNSAPVSTTLTPGSVINVPPLSGTDPDGSIASFTILTLPPASQGTLFLGNPASGGTPVTLGQTLQPNQANQLFFQSTTGFTGVTFNYTTTDNSGASDATPATVTLSGRGSVSPPPPEEEEDDCKPGIRRRGNRSSNTLVGTPDEDTLIGFAGNDRLYGRACGDLLDGGLGQDILRGAGGNDTLRGKQGNDRLFGERGTDVLNGGLGNDRIDGGLGNDLILGGIGSDRMAGRDGNDRLDGGRGIDVMLGGRGNDAMDGGGDRDILRGDTGNDILNGRLGADSLIGGFGDDQLFGGVGNDRLVGRNGQDLLVGGAGRDRMFGDFGIDQLDGGRGGDVLNGGRTGDTLRGRQGNDLLIGGLGWDTLIGAIGRDTLRAGSGQDTLDGGYGADTLVGNFNADTITGGAGRDRFVYLAAKDRGDRITDFNRNSDRIDLSRLFRSSIYGRANKFAAYVRRSQVGADTIIRLDLNGDRAGGFRSFITLENVTANTITANNFIF is encoded by the coding sequence ATGCCTGTTACTCTTCCTACCTCACTTGTCTTTATCGATCGCACCGTTGCTGACTATCAAACATTAATTAACGGTGTTTCATCAGCAAGTACAGTTGTAGTGCTTGAGCCGCACCTTAATGGAGTAGAACAGATTACTCGTGCGTTAAGTTCTTACACTCAAATTGAAAGTATTCATATTGTTTCTCATGGAGAACCAGGGTGCTTACTACTCGGCTCAACCCGTCTCACATCTGAGGCGATCGCCCATTACGCCAACCAATTGCAGCAGTGGAAGGCAGCACTGGCTGATGGTGCAGAACTTGTACTATACGGATGCCGGGTCGCCGCAGGAGCCGTTGGAGCCAAGTTTATTGAACAACTAACACAAGTAACAGGAGCAACGATAGCCGCTTCAGATCGTTTGGTCGGTCATGCATCCCTTGGAGGAAGTTGGAATTTAACCTATCAGCCTGCTGTCCGGGCTCATCGTGTCAGGGCGAACGCTGCCCCTCATCTGGCGTTTTCATCAGCTACTAGAGAAGCCTATGCTGCGGTTCTGGCTGTAGGTATTCCTAACCTGGTGTACGGGGTCGTTGGCAATGATATTCGTGTCTTAAACCTGACCAACGGCTCATCTAATTCTGTAGGGGCACTGGCATTTCCTACCTTTGCGATCGCTCGTGAGTCGGCTACAGGCCGTATTTACTATGTTGAAAACGTAGATGGTGTGAACGGTGGTCGGGTAGCGTATTGGGACCCAGAAACAAACACTAATACCCCGTTAACCAGTGCAAATGGAGGTAGAACTGGGGTTGATACAATCTTCCTCAAACTTGCCCAGTCAGTCACAGGTTTAATTTATGGCTTAAACGCCACTGATACCAACCTCTACACCATCGATCAAATTACAGGTGCAGCCACCGTAGTTGGAGCAATCACTGGAGGTGGCTTTACAGCCGGAAGTGGGGATATTGCCTTTGATCCTAATAATCCTAACCGGTTATTTGTGTCCGTCGTCCCTGGTCCTGGGATCTTTAATCTCTACACTGTAGACACCAATCCGACCAGTCCCACTTTTTTAGAGGCGACCTTTATCGGGCAACCTGCTGGTTTAACCAACGTTGGAGCAGGCTCTTTAGCGTTTGGTCAGGACGGGGAGTTGTATGTCACCTCTCAAGTGAGCGGAGTTGATAACCTCTATCGCCTTAATCAAACGACTGCTGCTCCCACTCTCGTTGGTCCTACTGGGTTTGGCTTTGGTGACTTTGGTAGTTTGCCCACACCAACGGCTTCAGTCGATATCTCAGTCACAGGTGGTGATGGGCGTAGCACCGTCACTCCGGGTAGTCCCATCACCTACACAATTACGGTTAGCTCTCCATCTTCAACCGTTGACCTCCGCAATATCAATGTCAATACCCTCATTCCTTCAGAGGTAACCAACGTTAACTGGACAGCTACCATTACTGGCGGCGGTAGTTTTCCCACGCCTGCGGATCAGTCAGGCTCAGGCAATACCTTTAATACTCGTGTCAACTTGAATACGGGTGCTAGTGTGGTTTACACCGTTACGGGCATCGTATCTCCCAACGCCAATATTGGAAATGTCCTCACGGCGACAACGACCATCAGTGTGCCAACGGGAATTAATGACCCCAGCATTCCTAACAACGTCCTGACCGATACCACAACGGTTGCAACGCAAAGTAGCACACCCCCCAATTCGGCTCCTGTTAGTACCACGTTGACTCCTGGTTCGGTTATTAATGTTCCTCCGCTATCGGGCACCGATCCAGATGGAAGCATTGCCTCTTTTACAATCCTGACGTTGCCCCCTGCCAGCCAGGGAACGCTGTTTTTAGGAAACCCTGCCTCTGGTGGTACTCCCGTCACACTTGGGCAGACCTTGCAACCCAATCAAGCCAACCAACTGTTCTTCCAATCAACGACTGGTTTTACAGGGGTCACGTTTAACTACACAACGACTGACAACAGCGGAGCCTCTGATGCCACTCCCGCCACCGTTACTCTGAGTGGTCGTGGATCTGTCTCTCCACCGCCACCTGAAGAGGAGGAAGATGATTGTAAACCGGGAATTCGTCGTCGGGGTAATCGTAGCAGCAACACGCTGGTGGGGACTCCGGACGAAGATACGTTGATTGGGTTCGCTGGCAACGATCGCCTCTATGGTCGTGCCTGTGGCGACTTGTTAGATGGAGGCTTGGGTCAAGACATCCTCCGAGGTGCGGGAGGCAATGACACCCTGAGAGGTAAGCAAGGCAACGATCGCCTCTTTGGTGAACGAGGAACCGATGTTCTCAATGGTGGTTTAGGTAACGACCGCATCGATGGGGGTCTGGGCAATGACCTGATCTTGGGAGGAATCGGTAGCGATCGCATGGCAGGTCGAGATGGCAATGATCGGCTCGATGGCGGACGCGGCATCGATGTCATGTTAGGCGGACGCGGCAATGACGCCATGGATGGCGGAGGCGATCGCGATATCCTCAGAGGCGATACCGGAAACGATATTCTCAATGGCAGACTGGGTGCCGACAGTTTAATTGGTGGGTTTGGTGACGACCAACTCTTTGGAGGAGTGGGAAATGACCGTTTGGTTGGTAGAAACGGTCAAGATTTACTTGTCGGTGGGGCTGGTCGCGATCGCATGTTTGGTGATTTCGGCATTGACCAACTCGATGGCGGACGGGGAGGTGACGTGCTTAACGGCGGCAGAACGGGCGATACTCTCCGGGGTCGTCAGGGCAATGACCTCTTAATTGGAGGCTTAGGGTGGGATACCCTGATTGGGGCGATCGGCAGAGACACGCTCAGAGCAGGGAGCGGTCAGGACACCCTGGATGGGGGCTATGGTGCTGACACACTCGTAGGAAACTTTAACGCCGACACGATCACAGGTGGTGCAGGGCGCGATCGCTTTGTGTATCTGGCAGCTAAAGATCGGGGCGATCGCATTACAGACTTCAATCGCAATAGCGATCGCATTGACCTCAGTCGGCTCTTCCGCTCATCCATTTACGGACGTGCCAACAAATTTGCGGCTTACGTCCGTAGAAGTCAGGTCGGAGCAGACACCATCATTCGACTCGACCTTAATGGCGATCGGGCAGGAGGCTTTAGAAGCTTCATCACGCTGGAAAACGTCACAGCCAACACGATTACTGCCAACAACTTCATCTTCTAG
- a CDS encoding amino acid ABC transporter substrate-binding protein, which translates to MRKWASLLLAATLSVAALSACTSEPTETAASPGAEGASPAASGGSRLDTVLQRGTLICGVDGGIPGFSFVDSSGQYSGLDVDICKAVAAALFNDPNAVEYRNLDSTERFTALAGGEVDMLSRNTTWTSSRDSAGGNGLEFGPTTFYDGQGMMIANDSGIASLEDFAGKSVCVETGTTTELNLTDRMRELNVQFTPVVFQDADAAYAAFAEGRCQGMTSDKSQLAARRTTLPNPDNYSLLDVTMSKEPLGPVTVNNDSRWFDVVKWVTYGLFQAEEYGITQANVDQQLSSESPDIRRFLGAEGDLGTQLGLSNDFMVRVIKAVGNYGEIYERNVGEGSDLSIPRGLNSLWNDGGLMYSPPFR; encoded by the coding sequence ATGCGTAAATGGGCTTCTTTGCTATTGGCAGCTACTCTGTCAGTGGCTGCACTATCAGCTTGCACCTCAGAGCCAACCGAGACGGCTGCCTCCCCTGGTGCTGAGGGTGCTTCCCCAGCAGCTAGTGGTGGTAGCCGTCTAGATACCGTTCTACAGCGCGGTACTTTAATCTGCGGCGTTGACGGAGGTATCCCTGGATTTAGCTTTGTAGACTCCAGTGGTCAGTACTCAGGCTTAGACGTTGACATTTGCAAGGCGGTTGCAGCGGCCCTCTTTAATGACCCAAATGCAGTTGAGTATCGTAACCTCGACTCGACTGAGCGATTTACGGCGTTGGCAGGGGGAGAAGTTGATATGCTCTCCCGTAATACAACCTGGACAAGCAGCCGTGACTCCGCAGGTGGTAACGGTCTTGAGTTCGGTCCTACAACCTTCTACGACGGTCAGGGCATGATGATCGCCAATGACAGCGGCATCGCCTCATTAGAAGACTTCGCTGGTAAGTCCGTCTGTGTTGAAACTGGAACGACAACCGAGTTGAACTTAACCGACCGGATGCGAGAGCTTAATGTTCAATTTACTCCTGTCGTCTTCCAGGATGCAGATGCAGCTTATGCCGCCTTTGCTGAAGGACGCTGCCAGGGCATGACTTCTGATAAGTCTCAGCTTGCTGCCCGTCGGACAACCCTGCCCAATCCCGACAATTACTCGTTGTTAGACGTGACGATGTCTAAGGAACCGCTTGGTCCTGTCACAGTGAACAACGACTCTCGTTGGTTTGACGTTGTGAAGTGGGTCACCTACGGCTTGTTCCAGGCTGAAGAATATGGCATTACCCAAGCCAATGTTGATCAACAACTGAGCAGCGAAAGCCCTGATATCAGACGTTTCTTGGGAGCTGAGGGCGACCTGGGAACCCAGCTCGGTTTGTCGAACGATTTCATGGTTCGCGTGATTAAAGCCGTCGGCAACTACGGTGAGATCTACGAGCGTAATGTCGGTGAAGGCTCTGACTTGAGCATTCCGCGTGGCTTAAACTCCCTCTGGAACGATGGTGGTTTGATGTACTCACCACCTTTCCGTTAA